A genomic segment from Campylobacter sp. MG1 encodes:
- a CDS encoding adenylate/guanylate cyclase domain-containing protein: MIRHLSKFKKFYSFLVLGIFMGIFSFFICIKEYSLIKRLDNLTHDVFFRVNAYLSGNIKGDDRIKIIDIDEKSLAALGQWPWDRDILACLVYKLNLASVVGFDIYFAENDKRGNMTKGMDDSSFSTLNIPKYNFCERTQDTDKAFALALSKTNSVLAYAVNLGSYINDTEKKLAPLSNQSIIEDNIDYSFLQHGKNITASIEELSDNAYANGFVNSYSHLDNVIRSAFMMMYYDDGQFKQLLPSLGLSMYAKYKNVDNIKAIGDGLSHINLFIDENKPIVLSQQALLGLFFKGYHPHYQYISAIDVLNGSVNEEFFKNKIVLIGTSVVGLNDIRSNALDENLPGVEIHANAIDNLLNHDFLILPRYLAEITFASLIAIIVLSIVFMYIKSIFLQVICNFLLIGFILIGHYYILINDRFVLNTFELVLVSILMSIFGLIINFFLEAKQKELIKLKLEKKVSKSVAEQLINTDNNVFSTTKREISVFFSDIRDFTTISENMDAADLVEFLNTYMTPMSDIIFKYNGTVDKYIGDAVMAYFNAPNDLENHADCALQAAIEQIKALKLLNEDWGKKGLPYINIGIGINTGECIVGEMGSLSRSDYTCIGDGVNTASRVESSCKNYKANILISEQTKNALVDENLYELILVDEIKLKGKNEFTRLYKCLGYKGENLSLWKKLS; the protein is encoded by the coding sequence TTCGCTTATCAAAAGGCTTGATAATTTAACACATGATGTATTTTTTAGGGTTAATGCATATTTGAGTGGTAATATAAAAGGTGATGATAGGATAAAAATAATTGATATTGATGAAAAATCATTAGCAGCTCTTGGTCAATGGCCTTGGGATAGGGATATTCTTGCTTGTTTGGTATATAAATTAAATTTAGCTAGTGTTGTTGGATTTGATATTTATTTTGCAGAAAACGATAAGCGTGGTAATATGACTAAAGGTATGGATGATTCTAGTTTTAGCACTTTAAATATTCCTAAGTATAATTTTTGTGAGAGAACACAAGATACTGATAAGGCATTTGCACTAGCGCTTTCAAAGACTAATAGTGTATTAGCATACGCTGTAAATTTAGGTTCTTATATAAATGATACGGAAAAAAAATTAGCCCCATTAAGTAATCAAAGCATAATAGAAGATAATATTGATTATTCATTTTTACAGCATGGTAAAAATATTACAGCAAGCATAGAAGAATTAAGCGATAATGCTTATGCAAATGGATTTGTTAATTCATATTCACATTTAGATAATGTAATTAGAAGTGCTTTTATGATGATGTATTATGATGATGGGCAATTTAAACAATTACTACCTAGTCTTGGTTTATCAATGTATGCAAAATATAAAAATGTAGATAATATTAAAGCTATAGGTGATGGTTTATCTCATATTAATCTTTTTATAGATGAAAACAAACCTATAGTTTTAAGTCAGCAGGCATTACTTGGTTTATTTTTTAAAGGATATCATCCACATTATCAATATATTAGTGCTATTGATGTGCTAAATGGTAGTGTTAATGAAGAGTTTTTTAAAAATAAAATTGTTTTAATTGGTACAAGTGTTGTCGGGCTTAATGATATTAGGAGTAATGCTTTAGATGAGAATTTACCTGGAGTTGAAATTCATGCAAATGCTATTGACAATTTATTAAATCATGATTTTTTGATTTTACCTAGATATTTAGCTGAAATTACTTTTGCTTCACTAATAGCAATTATTGTTTTAAGCATTGTCTTTATGTATATAAAATCAATATTTTTACAAGTTATATGTAATTTTTTATTAATCGGTTTTATATTGATAGGGCATTATTATATATTAATTAATGATAGATTTGTTCTAAATACTTTTGAACTTGTATTAGTATCAATATTAATGAGTATTTTTGGACTTATTATAAATTTCTTTCTTGAAGCAAAACAAAAAGAATTGATTAAATTAAAATTAGAAAAAAAAGTTTCAAAAAGTGTTGCAGAGCAATTAATTAATACGGATAATAATGTGTTTAGCACTACAAAAAGAGAAATATCAGTATTTTTTAGTGATATTAGAGATTTTACTACGATTAGTGAGAATATGGATGCCGCTGATTTAGTTGAATTTTTAAATACTTATATGACCCCTATGAGTGATATTATTTTTAAATATAACGGAACGGTTGATAAATATATAGGCGATGCTGTTATGGCGTATTTTAATGCTCCAAATGATTTAGAAAATCATGCTGATTGTGCTTTACAAGCTGCAATTGAGCAAATAAAAGCCTTAAAGCTTTTAAACGAAGATTGGGGTAAAAAAGGACTTCCTTATATAAATATAGGTATAGGAATTAACACAGGTGAATGTATTGTAGGGGAGATGGGAAGCCTTTCAAGAAGTGATTATACTTGTATAGGAGATGGGGTAAATACCGCAAGTAGGGTAGAAAGCTCTTGTAAAAATTATAAGGCAAATATTTTAATTAGCGAACAAACCAAAAATGCTTTAGTTGATGAAAATTTATACGAGTTAATATTGGTTGATGAAATTAAGTTAAAAGGAAAAAATGAGTTTACAAGGCTTTATAAGTGTTTAGGTTATAAGGGTGAAAATTTAAGTTTATGGAAAAAATTAAGCTAG